Within the Nicotiana tabacum cultivar K326 chromosome 11, ASM71507v2, whole genome shotgun sequence genome, the region tcaaagaaaatattttccctttctCTTGGTTaggaaaatactttttaaaacccTTTTTTAACCTTTCCCACCCCAACCACTCACCCCCCATGCCCTATCACCCAAACCCCCCGGCAACCCCTACCCCCTACCCCCTACCCCTACCCCCACTACACTCACCTATCCCATTCCCTACTGACCACCCACCCAACCTCACCCACCCCCACCCAATTGCCCGACCACCCACCACCCATATCCACCCCGCCCCCGCCTTTCCGGTGCCCCCACCATCGTTCCTTCCCCCTTCATAGTGTTTGCCTAAATTATATATTgtttgaaaaaattatttttactcaCTAACCAAACACTAGGAAAAAAATTCATAACTTTTTTCACTCACCAGTCAAACGTAGGAAAATAAGTTAAAAAATCActcattttttaagaaaatattttcaaggaTACACTTTTTAAGAAACATATTTTTTTTCGTATCAAACATACCCTTAATCTATATATGTATATTGATGGTGTAAAAGTAAAAAGTATTTTACACTATTGCTGTAATTGGAAAGTAAAAAGGGAcacctctttttcttttatcgaACTATTTGTCACTTTATTAAGCTTTATTAGTTCGAAAGGAACAAACATTCGTCGGTGGATAATTTTGAGAAGGTTACGCATATACTTTCAGAAATAAAGTATGTCTCACAAACCCGACATTAAGGCTGACTTTAGCCAAAAACGTTGAATGAAAGAATAGAAAGATATCCCTTTGCAGATCGAGGACACTCATCAAAATGGCGAGCTTTATATCTAAcaacttaaaattaaatatttttttttaatatcgcTCTTGGACATATTTTGATCCTTCAACTATACGGAAGCTCGATAGGTGCTCTTTAATAAATTACAATTACAAGACTTGATGTGTCTTATATATGTTGTCGATAATATAAGCTTTTTACTCTACTGCATCatcaatttttaactttttaactcAAAACAGATTTGTTCATATGATTGATTAATAGTAACACATTTGGCAAAATAACTAATACCGGGAGGTAAATATTTGGGAGATAGACAATATTGGGTGTGGGAACAAAGTCTCATATTGGTAGCCGAACAGACTGGGAGTCTACATATAAGGTGTAGAGATCTCTTAATggagtaaaaaaaaattcaaaaaaatcatACGGGCTTGATCCAAAGCGGACAATAGCATACCATATTAAGAGggttgaaatttaaaaatagtcatatttaaaagtggtaattgaaaaatagccacgagtttaaaagtaatcgaatttTAGCCACtcttcatgtaaagataaatctgaacaaaaatactgttcaaaatccgaaaaatattcaagcATAATATGCttgagttcgaattttttacaagAGAACTGTTAGATCCAgttttaatgatgcaaataatatatCTATGCAGGAAATCAATTACAAGGAATCAAAAAGATACTACAAGATCGCTGGAGTCAATCTTGatgcttaaggaaagaaatcaatcagcaaAGATTACAATCCAATCAACAAATCTGGATACCTAAGGAAAAAACTCAATCAGCAAATCAATCAGAAAGATTAACGGATGCGATAGAGAGAATCAAGCAAGTCTAAACTTAAGGCATGAATCAAGGCCAACATACTCGGAAGATCGAAGATCTTGTAAAGATTGATAAGCGGCTAATTTCGGAACAACCAACAATCAAGGAGCAAGCCTTCATTACATATATCTGTTAAAAGAAGGAATCAAGGAAGAGCAACGACTTGCtatcttattcttggaaagaatcaatctctttccaaggatcaaatcgCTTGGGTTGTCGAGCCTCGACCTTTATCAAAGTATTTATACCCAGCCTTAAACCTTAGTCAaacatactttgatcgaaccaaaaatccctctctttgttctactgcAAACAAACATTGTAGTTCACTAAGATCTGTtgtgtaacaagttagagaaaaaaagagTATAACAATGGTGAGGCATTGTATAAAAAAAGAAACGAGTGTTAGAGGAACTGTGTTGTCAAGTCATTTCAACTGTACTCGGAGAAAAGCATTTactaaagagaactcccttgcaacccaaggggactggactaggattcacattgaatccgatcCAGTATAAAATtctggtgtctttaattcctgcatttACTTTCTGTATCTTACTTTATGTCATCATAACTGTTAGATTATTATATCTAGTCGACTATTCGATAAACTAGTCAACTAATAAGcgattaagtttaaaaatatacatCATGGGATCCCCTCCAGTGATGTTTGGTCCAGTATTGTTCAATAGGGTGTTGATTTTCTGACACATGACGTACTAACCAATCAATGGACAAGATTTCCTTAACTAAAAACTAGTTTAACCATGGTTCTGTTTCTCCTCTCAGCTGTTCTTCTTTAACCATTTTCAAGCTATTCtttcattttgtttcttttttccttctttgctCTCTATGACTAGTATTTCTTTTATTTGCAATATTAATTATTGGGTGGTGGAGAGAGGACTCTTCTTAATAAATATTTGCACTTGCCTCACCTTATTCAAATTAGTCCAGGAAAAAAAATAAGCAAATAACAATGTCCCGAAAGGATATCTAGAGATTCAAATAGAGAAAGTAAAAGATAATGTTTCATACCTCAATCGCCCATTTTTGATTCAGTTACTCAAAGAGGCTGAGGCAGTAAATTTTGTTAATCAAAAGGGTTACACCATTACCATTCCTTGCTATGTCGAAGACTTTGCTGCGTTCAAGCCAAGACTGATAAATACCACCACCACCCTCTTCATGTCTGATGTGTATTGTTTTAGatcctaatttttttttctttttgatagtATGGTTGAGATGAAAAGTGTCATCCTAGAGGAATTCGTTTTGCGGCTATGTATTGAATTAAAATGGCTTCGAACATCACTAAACTTAATCTTGATATCGCAGAAAGAAAGCATCTTTAGGTGATTTCACAACTCGAGACGGATCTCCCAATTGAGTAGGTTGAGGACGACCCTCTCGGACAGCCTCACTCAAGACAAATTGCGTATCTGCAGTAGCAACGACTTGTCTAAAGGCGGGGACCGGCGCCCTCTGTCTGGAAGCTCCTCGACCTGTCATCACAAAGGGTCGCACCATTAAGCAAGGTCGCATGGCCAACGAAGTAGTAAGTAAGACATTTACCCAAGGAACCTTTAGGGCCATAACGCTGCACGAAGACGTGCCAAGTTCGAGTTTCTGCTGTATGAGGCAACAGACAGGTTACCCAATCCTTGATACCTCCAAGGGGGCGAGGCGGACGACCCATAGCTACAAAATGGCAAGCAAATAAACTTTGCAGTGAATACAGAAGAGAGGGGAACATAATGAATGACAGCACTTATGAGTCTCGTTCCACCGCTCTGAGAATCTGGCGGAGTCAGAAACGACGTGCTCGGTCTTGACAAAGAAGTACTTGTGCCAAAACTTGCAGCTCGCCCGGTCATCTGTTCCAACTACCAGCCCTTTCATATCATGAAGCCTCAAATGCACCATAGTACCCCTGAGGAAGCCAGGCGTGAACAGGTGCAAAAGGTGGTGGACAGAAACGCTACACTCCGCCAACTCTGCATACTTAGTTAATAGCATAAGCACCTTAAGCGTGTATGGCGAAAGTTATGCGGCGCAAACTTGGTAAAATCTACAGAATTCTTCTGCTAAGGGGAAGAGAGGAAGGGTGTAGCCGATCATAAAAAGGGTACTCATAGAAACCACAGTACCCAGGTCTGTGGACATCTACATAATCCCTCCCCGCTGGAACTATTTCTACATGAGCAGGAATGTCATACTTTATACGAAGGGCATCAATATGGACCTACTCCGTCTCAGAAAAGAGGGGGTTCGGGGTAGGAGGTGGATCTTTGAGGAAGTCACTCCGGGATAAGAGGTGCCTCGGTAGTAGCTCCTCCACCGTATGAGGGCTGTCACTCTCTTCTACCACTACATCTCCGCTGTCAGAAGGAGGCACCATTGATGACGGGCTGGCTTCAGGAACCTCTTCGTGAGAACGACGAGACCTCGGCATAATATCGTTTGAAGGAATATCAACACAAAAGGAGGAAGGAAAAAGAAGCTTCAGATGGTGAATGAAAGAAGAACAGAAGGATAATATAGCAAATGAGAAAGAACGAAAGAGGTCTTCAAGAGAGGAATGGCtaaagtttttcaaaaatcaaatccttcacctatttataggattgggAGGCGCCAGAATCGAGGCGACTGGCCTCAAAGCAGCGCAAGAATCGAAGAACCAAGCCGTTAGTCCCCGCCTCGAAAACATGCGTAATGATGACGCACATAAAGCTGACATCACTTCCCGGAGAAGTGCACCACACGATGTTTTGCTAAACATGATGACCAACTCCCATTGGCCACGTCATAACGTTCCCACAGATCAAATTTCTCCAAAAGAATGCACGAAGTCCTCTCATCGAGGATGCATCCGGCCGCGACCccgacaagcggagggactaactatatgggtccaaatttgactGACCTCAACCTATGATGAGTACGACAAACGACCAAGTACCTTCGAATCGGCGTCCTGAGGGAGACGACTTTAAGGCGAAAGAAGAAACTATACAACCCTTGTAGAAGTGTAAACCCATTAGGGGATATTAAGAATATTCCGTCGaatattctttatattttatttcttacaATTCAGAAGGGCTTCTCGCTAGTATATACCATATAAGGGGGAAAAAGGACCTTGTAACAGAGGGCGATATTCTGGGAAACTTATCAATCTAGAACAAAAAGGAAACTTTGCAACTCTCTTCTCTTCACTTATTAttattctagagattattatcttCGGCTACGATTttccccttcatctttgattgatttatcCATAAAGGTTTTAACATCTTTTGGGTCAAACAGAACCCAGTAACTAAAACGAGTTATGGGTTCGGTGACAAATTCAGAATCCATAGATTTTAAATCCTGGCTCCACCTCTATCTTTACTTATGCTAAAATGAACTTGAACAGATCCATAAAAGAACAATAATTCATTAGCATCAAGCGAAAGGAAATATGGGTAGTCTTGACCACATAGACGTAGAATGGAAGAGAAGAGAAATTGAACCATGGTTAAACTAGCTTTCTAGTTAAAGAGATCTTGTCCATTAATTAGTATGTAGGACACGTGTCAGAAAATCAGTACCCTATTGAACAATACTGGACCAAACATCACAGGAGGGGATCCCAACCCCTTCAACTATATCGAAGCTTGATAGGTGCTTTTTAATAAATTACAATTACAAGACTTGTTGTGTCTTATATATGTTGTCGATAATATAAGCTTTGCCAATTTATGGATAAACCTAAGGAGAGTCGCTTTGCAGCCTTGAAACGCTTGCTCAGTTGTATAACATTATTAGCCTTATCTAATCTTACTCTACTGCATCatcaatttttaactttttaactcAAAACAGATTTGTTCATATGATTAATTAATAGTAACACATTTGGCAAAATAACTAATATGAGGAGGTAAATATTTGGGAGATAGACAGTGTTGGGTGTGGGAACAAAGTCTCATATTGGTAGCCGAACAGATTGGGAGTCTACATATAAGGTGTAGAGATCTCTTAATGGagtaaaaaaatttcaaaaaaatcgTACGGGCTTGATCCAAAGCGGACAATAGCATACCATATTAAGAGggttgaaatttaaaaatagccatatttaaaagtggtaattgaaaaatagctacggttttaaaagtaatcgaaattaaAGCCACtcttcatgtaaagataaatctaaacaaaaacacagttcaaaatccgaaaaatattcaagcATAATATGCTTGAGTCCGAATTTTTTTACACGAGAACTGTTAGATCCAGTTTTAATGATGCAAATAGTATACCTATGTAGGAAATCAATTACAAGGAATCAAGAAGATACTACAAGATCGCTGGAGTCAATCTTGatgcttaaggaaagaaattaatcagCAAATCTGGATACCTAAGGAAAGAACTCAATCAGCAAATCAATCAGCAAAGATTAACGGATCCGATAGAGAGTATCAAGCAAGTCTAAACTTAAGGCATGAATCAAGGCCAACATACCCGGAAGATCGAAGATCCTGTAAAGATTGATACGCGGCTAATTTCGGAAGAACCAACAATCAATGAGCAAGCCTTCATTACATACATCTGTTAAAAAAGGAAATCAAGGAAGAGCAACGACTAGCtatcttattcttggaaagaatcaatctctttccaaggatcaaatctcttgggttgtcgAGCCTCGACCTTCATCAAAGTATTTATACCCAGCCTTAAACCTTAGTCAGACATATTTTGATCGCAGCAAAAATCCCTCTCTTTGTTCTACTACAAACAAATATTGTAGTACACTAAGATCTGATGTGTAACAAGTCAGAGAAAAAAGAGAGTATAACACTGGTGAGACATTGTATAAAAAAAACGAGTGTTAGAGGAACTGTGTTGTCAAGTCATTTCAACTATACTCGGAGAAACGCATTTactaaagagaactcccttgcaacccaatgggactggactaggattcacattgaatccgaaccagcAAAAAATtctggtgtctttaattcctgcatttACTTTCTGTCATCATAACTGTTAGGTTATTACATCTAGTCGACTATTCGATCTAGTCAACTAATAAGcgattaaatttaaaaatatacaatTCATCCCCTCCCCCCATttttgtactttcaattggtatcagagcaaggctcACATTCTACGTTTTGCTTAACagcttgtgagaaaagatcatggcaaaTCAAGTTATCATAGGATCTCTCTTTCGGGAAGGAACTTCATAGGTTAGACCACCATACTTCAATGGATAACATTTCTCCCATTATAAAGTGCGAATGGATATGTTTGCCAAAGCTTATGACGTCAAAGTTTGGAtaatcatcaaaaagggaaactaTACCTTACCAGCTACCACTCCACCACTTGCTGATCCTGAAGATATAGATTCATATACAAAAGAGCAAATGGAAGTGGTACGAGTTTACAACAAAGCAAGAAATTTGCTTCATAACGCTATAAGTGGTGAAGAATATGAGAAAATCTCAAGTTGTGACACAACCAAAGAAATATGTGACAAACGTGAGGTCACTTATGAAGGAATCAgcaaagtaaaggaaaaaaatatcAACATGCCGGTCCATGATTACGAACTCTTTTCAATGAAAGAATGAGAATCTATTGAAGAGATGTTTGCCAGGttcagcaaaataattagcgATCTAAAGGCATTTGGCAAGCCTTACACTAGTGCTGATCAAGTTAGAAAAATTCTCAGGAGTTTCCCAACCACTTGGCAGACCAAAGTAGTCACACTTGAATCTCAAGATCTAAACAAATTATCCTATGATGAACTACGAGGAGAACTCATTGCTTTTGAAAAGAGTCATCTCAAGAAGACCagtcaagaagaaaaaaagaaaatagtcaCATTCAAAACCTCTACTAAAATAGCTAAAAACGAAATTGATGATGATCCTGAAGCTTTGCAAGAAGAGATTGCTATGCTATCAAAAAACATGGATGGATTGATGAGAAGATACAGGaacacaaagaaaggaagaattcCACCAAGACGATCCAGGCAATACAACGAACATGACAAGAATGATGGAAAATGCTATGAATGTGGAAGATTTAGGAATATTCAACTTGAGTGCCCAGAACTAAAGAGGAAGATCTCTAGAGGCTTCAATAAGAACAAATCTTTCGGAAGCTGGAGCGATGAGGACAATTTAGACCACGAAGAGATAGCAAATATCTGCTTTATGACAATTCTAGAAAACGAAATGAACAAATCCTTAGGATGCTGGACAGATGAGGACACTTCAGATGAAGAAAATGAAAACTGTTTCATGGCACGAGGTGAAACTAGTGAGTTAAGATCTATAATTGTGAAAGATGCAatgaattgcaggatattcttgaTTTAACTTTGAAAAGtctcaaaaaatgatgaatgagCTTAAAAGACTCACTAAAGCAGTTAAAGACTGGAAACTCAAACATAAAGTATGTGAAATCGAAAAAGAAGTACTTTAAGAAGAGTTTGaggaattgcaaatgcaactCAATGGCATGTGCAAGTCCACCAGTCACAGTTCTGTTAGGTCAAACCAGACAACTTACAAGTTAACTGGAAAAGGACCAGCCAGAACTAAGTCGACTAGTACTAACACTAATGAAAGACCTAAAAGTAGGTCAGAAGTTATGTGTCATTACTGTAACAAAGGTGGGCATAAATATTCCTTTTGTCGTTTTCGTAAAACAAACGTTTCAGGATGGGTTTGGAAACCAAAAAACAATCCTGAACCTGGTAACACTAACCTCCAGGACCCAggcaagcttgggtacctaagAGAAAGTAATCATCTTGTTTTGCAGGAACATCACAGAATAAGCCACAAAGGAAAATGGTATCTAGACAGTGCGTGTTCCAGTCATATGACAGGTGACAAAATCTATTCAAAGAAGTTACAAAAATTGATAGAGTAAGTGTTAAGTTTGGGGATGATTCAAAAGGCAAAATAATTGGTACTGGAACAATTACCTTCAATAACAATTATGACATCACTGAAGTTTATCTTGTCGATGGCCTCAACTACAATCTCTTGAGCATAAGTCAACTCTGCGACTCAGgatatgaggtaaattttaagaaACAGGATGTGCTATTGAAGATGAATCAGGTAAAATAGTCCTTCCTGTAAAAAGGTATGGAAATATTTATATCCTTGATAGTGTTGAAAAGATAGATTGTCATATTTGCTTATCTTCTATGTCTGATGATCCATGGTTGTGGCATAGGAAACTTGGACATGCTAGCATGCATTTGATAGAAAAATTTTCCAAACATGAGTTAGTTGTTGGTCTACCCAAACTgaatttttctagaaatcatATTTGTGATGCATGTCAAATGGGTAAGCAGAccagaaactctttcaaaaacaaagATATAGTATCTACTTCAAAACTTTTGCAATTACTTCTTATggatttatttgggcctactaGAACTGCTAGTATAGGAGGAAAGAGgtatgcttttgttattgttgatgattattcacgTTTCACTTGGGTAATTTTCTTATCTTATAAGGATGAAGCAttaagaaattttgaagttttctatAAAAAGGTTGAAAGAGAAAAGGGACATCTGATTTCAACAATTCAGAGTGaccatggaggagaatttgaaagtagAGCATTTGAAGATTTCTGTAATGATCTGGGATACACACATTATTTCTCTGCACCAGGctcaccacaacaaaatggggttGTATAAAGAAAGAACAGAACCCTCCAAGATATGGCAAGAACCATGTTACTAGACCATTCACTGCCAAACCACTTCCGGGCAGAAGGTGTAAGTACAGCATGTCACATTCTCAACCGTTGCCTCATAAGGCCTATTCTgaagaagactccatatgaaTTATGGAAAGGTAAACGTCCCAATATTAGTTACTTCTATCCCTTCAGAAGTAAATGTTTTATCCATAATAACGGTAATGATAATCTTGGAAAGTTCGATCCAAGaagtgatgaaggtatttttctaGGCTCCTCATTAAATAGTAGATCTTTTAGAGTCTATAATAAACGCACATTATATGTGGAAGAATCTGTACATGTTATATTCGATGAAAATAATCCCTTGGTCGAGAAAGGAATTACTACAGGTAATGAAGATCAAGCTCATGAAACTCAGGAGACAAGCAAATCTCAAGAGTCGACTGATATATCTACTGCGACAGAGTCAACTGGTGAAGACAGCAACAATGTACCAGATCAACCAATCGAGTCAACTACAAATATAGTACgtccaaatgaatggagaagCGAGTTTGAATATCCTCAAAAATTCATTATAAGGGATccaaatgaagaaatgaaaactAGGGGAGCTCTCAAAAAGAAAGCAAATATTGCATTAATCTATCAGATTGAGCCAAAGAAGATAGAGTAAGCACTTTAAGATTCAAGCTGGGTGCTAGCTATGCAGGAAGATTTAGATTAGTTTAGTAAGAATCAAGTGTGGAATCTGATACCCAAACCTGAAAATGTGTCTGTAATCAGAACAAAGTGGGTTTTTAGAAATAAATTGAACGAGGATGGAAAGGTCATAAGAAATAAAGCCAGACTAGTTGCTCAGGGATACTCACAATAGGAAGAagtcgactatgatgaaacctttgcccCAGTAGCTCGTTTGGAATCCATACGAATTATTCTGGCATACGCATCATTTAAAGGATTCAGGTTGTTTCTAATGGATGTTAAAAGTGCCTTTTTGAATGGATTTATTGAAGAAGAAATATATGTGAAACAACCATCTGGGTTTGTAGATTCAAAATTCCCATACCATGTATACAAGCTCACTAAGGCGTTGTATGGGTTAAAACAAGCTCCACGTGCTTGGTATGATAAACTGAGTTCCTTTCTTGTTGATCATGGCTTCACAAGAGGTAAAATAGATACTACCTTATTCATTAAAAGATCATCGAAAGGTAACCTCATTATTcaaatttatgttgatgatattatatttgaTAGTGCTAACCCTCTCATGTGcaaggaattttcaaatcttatatAAAGTGAATTCGAAATGAGTATGATGAGAGAGCTAACGTTCTTCCTTGGACTACAAATTCAACAATCTGAAGAAGGAACCTTTATATGTCAGACCAAATACACAAAAGAGCTAATTCAAAAATTTGGTATGAGCAACGCAAAATCCATTGGCACACTAATGAGCCCTTCCACAAATCTAGACAAAGACGAGTAGGGTattcctattgatgaaactaaaTATCGTAGAATGATTGGATCACTGTTGTATCTAACAGCAAGTCGACCAGATGTTATGTTCAACATATGTAAATGTGCCAGGTTTCAGTCAGCTTCTAAGGAATCACATTTGACCACCATAAAAAGAATCATTCGATATCTCATTGGGACTGTATCTCATGGACTATGGTACCCTCGCTCTAACTCTTTTAAATTAGAAGGTTTTTCAGAAGTTGACCTTGCAGGTGATAAGGGCGATAGAAAAAGCACATGTGGTACATGTTAATTACTAGGAAAGGCATTGATATCCTGGAATAGTAAAAAACAAGCATAAGTTGCATTGTCTACTACTGAAGCCGAATACATTGCTATTGGACAATGTGCGCACAACTGCTATGGATGTCTCATCAACTGGGTGACTATAAACTTTCGTTTAAGCCTATACAATTTTTTTGTGACAATTCTAGTGCTATTTGTCTTTCCAAAAGTCCAGTGCATCATTCTAGAGCAAAACATATAGATAACAAGCATCAtttcattagagatcatgttcttaagggagacatagaaatatcttttgttggaaccactgatcagttagctgatatttttactaaaccTCTATTAGAGGAGAGATTTTGTGATTTAAGAAAATTACTTGGTATTACTTGCATTACTAATAACCCTTAGGACCTATAtgtattgttaattttttttGGTGCAATGATTGTCCTTTACTCGCCATTAATTACGCCTCTgtttttccctctcttttctcttctttcacaTCAGTTCATCGTTCAAAGTTGGAAAGCCAATCATCGCGTCCCTTCAACTGATAACTTTTCCTTTTCTGTACTCAACCGTCAGAAACCCTCTTCTTAAGGCGGAGAACCCTTTTCAATCACTTTCATCTTTATCTCCTCTCCAAAGCTCCGATCAAACCCCTTCCCTAAAATGGCCAAACATCCCAGAAATCCCTCTGCCTCTACCAGAAAAAGCACCAGTTCCAAAGCAAAACCCCCATCTATGCCCCCAGAACAAATAGACTTAGGGTCCGATCACTCTGAGGGTTTCGCCTCTTTTCAGGGAGATTTCTCTAAACACTCTCAACTCTTAGGAGAAAATGCTTTAGGTAAGCGACCCATGGAAAAACCCCCTGTTTCCTCCACCCCAAAGAAATACAAGGTTGATTTCTCTGCCTCTCTTGAATATGGCCTCAACTTCTTCGATTCCCCAAATAGGGATTTCTTCATTGCTCTGAAAGATAAGCCCATCGCTCATGGAAGGCCCGTCGACCTTGACGACATGAAAGCCCTCAATTGCAAGTTCAAATACCTTTTCGTTCATCAAGGTTAGGTTAAGTTCTTCTCTATTCCTCCGCGTAAGGTATATGAACCCCTGGTAAAAATATTTTATGCAAATCTCCATTCTAGTAAGCCTGAGAGGTTGGAATCTTTAGTGTTAGGTAAGTGCATTATTTTTGACTGTGCCCTGTTTGATTCGCTCTTTCAGTGTCTTTGTTCTGGTTTTCCTATGCAGTTTAAAAACACCTGGACTGATGACTTTGAAATTTCCTTTGAGCAAGCCAAATAGTGTATTGCTCAGTGTCCCTCTGAATCCCTTCCAAACCAGTTAGGTCTCAGTGATGTCAGTTTCAAAACTCGAGTTCTGGCCCATAATGTAGCAACTAATTTGCTTCCCCGTACTGGTTCCTTTTCAACCTTCTCTCAAAGAGACACCTTATTCGTCTATTACCTTGTGACCAAACTCAAAATCAAGCTTTCCTCCTAGGTTATCAATTTCATGATCGAGAGTGCTGAAGATCCTACCAGTCTACCCTATAGCATGGCAATCACTCACATTCTGGAAGCTCATCAAATTTCCCTGTCCAACTATCCCTTCATCACTGTCTCTAAGTCTTACAATTCTAGAGCCTTTGCTAGTATGGGATATGTGAGTGTAAAGGGCTCCTAGGTTAAGAAGCACGATAGTGAAGCAAAGCATGCCCCTATAGGGCCCAAACCTTCACCTCTGTCCCTCATCCCAGTCTTAGTAGTCTTGATCTTGGTGACAAGCTTCGTGCCATTGACTCTCAACTCTCTGAAATCAAAAATCTTCTCCCAACCCTCAGTCTATGTTGGTGACATTCATACCATTTCCAAGGAAATAGGGTCTAGTGTGTCCAAAATTAGAGTTGTTGTTCTCAGAGTTAGGGAGACTGCTATCAAAGTCTTCATGGAGATTCATGACAGGTTGGATGGAGTGAGCATCTCAGCCAATGCTAGCTTTGAACAATTGAAGGAGGCTATTTGCAACACCCTTACTTATTTTCTGCACCGTTAGTGTGGTtgttttaagataattttttGCTCTGCTGGTTATGGGCTGTGTTTTCAGCctttgaataatttattttttgttgtgCTATTTTTGTGGGCTGTTTTCTCAGCCATTGGATAATTCCTATAACTCTCCTGTTTAAATACTATATATTCTGTTCAGTTCTTGGCTTGTTCCCTCTTTGCTAATGCCAAAAAGGAGGAGAAAGAGTATATGTTATACTGTACAGGTACAGTTCGATGGCAGGAGT harbors:
- the LOC142165891 gene encoding uncharacterized protein LOC142165891, which encodes MDMFAKAYDVKVWIIIKKGNYTLPATTPPLADPEDIDSYTKEQMEVVRVYNKARNLLHNAISGEEYEKISSCDTTKEICDKREVTYEGISKVKEKNINMPVHDYELFSMKE